From a region of the Sinorhizobium sp. B11 genome:
- a CDS encoding 50S ribosomal protein L25/general stress protein Ctc: MSHETYELKAEARERVGKGSARELRRNGFIPAVIYGDKQAPISIAINTNEVTKRIHAGGFMTTVATIDVDGKKYQVLPKDYQLDPVRDFTMHVDFLRVSGNTQVTVEIPVHFVNEDKSPGLKVGGVLNIVRHEVEVQCPANAIPEFFTVDLSGHKIGDSIHISEVTLPKGVTPTIADRDFTIATIVAPAAGIDESAAEGEAEA, from the coding sequence ATGAGCCACGAAACTTACGAGCTCAAGGCCGAGGCGCGCGAACGGGTTGGTAAGGGGTCCGCCCGTGAACTCCGCCGCAACGGCTTTATTCCCGCTGTCATCTATGGTGACAAGCAGGCCCCGATTTCCATCGCTATCAACACCAATGAGGTGACGAAGCGCATTCATGCCGGTGGCTTCATGACCACCGTTGCGACCATCGACGTCGACGGCAAGAAGTACCAGGTTCTGCCGAAGGACTACCAGCTCGATCCGGTCCGCGACTTCACGATGCACGTCGACTTCCTGCGCGTATCTGGCAACACCCAGGTTACCGTTGAAATCCCGGTTCACTTCGTCAACGAAGACAAGTCCCCGGGCCTCAAGGTCGGCGGCGTTCTGAACATCGTTCGTCACGAAGTCGAAGTTCAGTGCCCGGCAAACGCGATCCCGGAATTCTTCACGGTTGACCTCTCCGGCCACAAGATCGGCGACAGCATCCACATTTCGGAAGTCACGCTGCCGAAGGGTGTTACGCCCACTATCGCCGATCGCGACTTCACGATCGCAACGATCGTTGCTCCGGCTGCAGGCATCGACGAGTCCGCTGCCGAAGGCGAAGCAGAAGCCTGA
- a CDS encoding EAL domain-containing protein: protein MFAIAYCLTYQHDLTLVLLAAALCLVSNLGTILFLRSAGRAKGVPRWIWLSVAGAAGGFGIWSTHFVAMLAYDPGIVVGFDRDLTLISLGAAFASTFVAGLAAVSLAGSQANIAAGLAFGVGVAAMHFIGMAGLQVPGTIVWDRYLVVVALIISAAMATWGFTLTKNWKGSNWSILSAASALSLGIVLMHFTAMGALTIIEGGANAIEPQALSKPFLLATILAVSISMLASGISASIIAFRAARQASASETRFELLLQGVTDYAIYMLDPSGIVTNWNTGAERAKGYSAAEIVGQSFARFYSEEDQKNGLPQRALQSALANGRFEAEGLRFRRDGSSFWAHVVIQPVYDDDHHLIGYVKITRDITQAKIDGDRIREVSRNLDLALENMSQGISMFDRNERLILANARYSQLFGFPENFIRPGLAYSEIVRSGYQIVFGDGDAADTRATDHYRRHMATMRSGQKTLVHQTTSGRSILATFNVLADGGWVTTFEDITERLAREEKIAFMAKHDALTGLPNRPTFNDYLSHQLTIAKRLSSKVAVIGIDLDKFKEINDQMGHVAGDFVLSTLAARLNGILRDEELVARLGGDEFAAVKRFNDRAELDDFVARLEATLMEKMDFEGHHIIPGASVGVALYPEAGENAETLLANADLAMYRAKHEVGRNVCFYEESMDEASRDRRRLARDLWTAIERDQMYLHYQVQKSVATGKTTGYEVLLRWNHPERGNISPVDFIPIAEECGAIVPIGEWVLREACREAVSWKDDIKIAVNISPIQIAHANIAELVRAVLQETGLPASRLELEITESSIIVDKSKALVAMRALKQQGVAIAIDDFGTGYSSLETLRSFPFDKIKLDRSFMNEVETSQEAKAVIRSILALGRGLSIPVLAEGVETLSQLELLTSEGCDEAQGYYFGRPARMEKQAAALNTAA from the coding sequence ATGTTTGCGATCGCATACTGCCTGACATACCAACATGACCTGACGCTGGTTCTCCTGGCTGCCGCACTATGCCTTGTGTCCAATCTGGGAACGATCCTGTTCTTGAGAAGCGCTGGCAGGGCAAAAGGTGTGCCGCGCTGGATCTGGCTTTCCGTGGCCGGGGCAGCGGGCGGCTTCGGTATCTGGTCGACGCATTTCGTCGCGATGCTCGCCTATGATCCGGGCATCGTCGTCGGTTTTGATCGCGATCTGACGCTTATTTCACTCGGCGCGGCCTTTGCCTCCACTTTTGTGGCCGGCCTTGCTGCCGTGTCACTTGCGGGCTCCCAGGCCAATATTGCCGCGGGCCTGGCTTTTGGCGTCGGCGTCGCAGCCATGCATTTCATCGGCATGGCCGGACTCCAGGTTCCAGGGACCATCGTCTGGGATCGGTATCTCGTTGTCGTTGCGCTGATCATATCGGCGGCCATGGCGACCTGGGGATTTACGCTCACAAAGAACTGGAAGGGCTCGAACTGGAGCATTCTCTCTGCAGCGTCCGCACTATCACTCGGCATCGTCCTCATGCATTTCACCGCGATGGGGGCGCTGACGATTATCGAAGGAGGCGCAAACGCGATCGAGCCGCAGGCGCTTTCGAAGCCGTTTCTTCTGGCGACCATTCTTGCCGTATCGATCTCAATGCTCGCCTCGGGCATTTCGGCATCGATCATTGCGTTTCGCGCCGCCAGGCAGGCGAGTGCAAGCGAAACCAGGTTCGAGCTGCTCCTGCAGGGCGTGACAGATTACGCAATCTACATGCTCGACCCTTCAGGCATCGTGACGAACTGGAATACCGGGGCGGAACGCGCCAAGGGCTATAGCGCCGCTGAAATCGTCGGCCAGAGCTTCGCACGGTTCTACTCCGAAGAGGATCAGAAGAATGGTCTTCCGCAGCGTGCGCTCCAATCCGCTCTCGCCAACGGCAGATTTGAAGCGGAAGGGCTGCGTTTTCGCAGGGATGGATCCTCGTTCTGGGCACATGTCGTCATCCAACCCGTGTATGATGATGACCATCATCTCATCGGATACGTGAAGATTACCCGCGATATCACGCAGGCAAAGATCGACGGGGATCGGATCAGGGAAGTATCGAGGAACCTCGATCTGGCACTCGAGAACATGAGCCAGGGCATCTCGATGTTCGACCGCAATGAGCGGCTGATCCTCGCAAACGCCAGATATAGCCAGCTCTTCGGGTTTCCCGAGAATTTCATTCGCCCGGGCCTTGCCTATTCCGAGATCGTTCGCAGCGGCTATCAGATCGTCTTTGGCGATGGCGACGCCGCAGATACAAGGGCGACCGATCATTATCGCCGGCATATGGCGACCATGCGCTCCGGCCAGAAAACCCTGGTGCATCAGACGACGAGCGGTCGCTCGATTCTTGCGACATTCAACGTTCTGGCGGATGGCGGCTGGGTTACGACATTCGAAGACATTACCGAACGACTGGCACGCGAAGAGAAAATCGCGTTCATGGCCAAGCACGATGCGTTGACTGGCCTTCCTAACCGTCCCACGTTCAACGACTATCTCTCACATCAGCTGACAATCGCCAAAAGGCTGTCGAGCAAGGTTGCGGTGATTGGCATCGACCTGGACAAGTTCAAAGAAATCAATGACCAGATGGGTCATGTCGCAGGTGATTTCGTGTTGAGCACATTGGCCGCCCGCTTGAACGGAATCCTGCGCGACGAGGAGCTCGTCGCCCGACTTGGCGGCGATGAGTTCGCAGCCGTGAAGCGCTTCAACGACAGGGCAGAGCTTGACGACTTCGTTGCGCGGCTGGAAGCTACGCTCATGGAGAAGATGGATTTCGAGGGACACCATATCATCCCCGGCGCCAGCGTTGGCGTCGCACTTTACCCCGAGGCCGGCGAAAATGCCGAAACGCTTCTCGCAAACGCAGATTTGGCCATGTATCGTGCAAAGCATGAGGTCGGGCGCAATGTCTGCTTCTATGAAGAATCCATGGATGAAGCGTCTCGTGACAGACGAAGGCTGGCGCGTGACCTCTGGACCGCGATCGAGCGTGACCAGATGTACCTTCACTATCAGGTGCAGAAGTCGGTCGCGACCGGCAAGACGACCGGCTACGAGGTACTGCTCAGATGGAACCATCCTGAACGCGGAAACATCTCGCCCGTCGATTTCATTCCGATTGCCGAAGAATGCGGCGCGATCGTGCCCATCGGAGAATGGGTCCTTCGCGAGGCATGCAGGGAAGCGGTCAGCTGGAAGGACGACATCAAGATCGCCGTCAATATTTCGCCCATCCAGATCGCCCATGCAAACATAGCCGAGCTCGTTCGCGCCGTGCTCCAGGAAACCGGCCTGCCGGCATCGCGGCTCGAACTTGAAATAACGGAGTCGTCGATCATCGTCGACAAGAGCAAGGCGCTGGTTGCAATGCGCGCGCTCAAGCAGCAGGGCGTCGCTATCGCCATCGACGATTTTGGAACAGGCTATTCGTCACTCGAGACCCTTCGCTCATTCCCCTTCGACAAGATCAAGCTCGATCGCAGCTTCATGAACGAAGTCGAGACGAGCCAGGAGGCGAAAGCGGTCATTCGGTCCATCCTGGCCCTCGGACGCGGGCTGTCGATTCCGGTGCTGGCGGAAGGCGTGGAAACGCTGAGCCAGCTCGAGCTGCTGACGTCGGAAGGATGCGATGAGGCTCAGGGCTACTACTTTGGCCGCCCGGCACGAATGGAAAAACAAGCCGCTGCACTCAACACTGCGGCTTGA